One Thalassotalea atypica DNA window includes the following coding sequences:
- a CDS encoding LPP20 family lipoprotein translates to MNKLKLALAAVAASTIMSCSSVYDTHVEWEPVAPSSYPVLHAVGYAPISLQKSEHQTQKMLMAVKASKLAAYAELAEQVYGQHVTGNTTMADLAINNDQLKASVQGVIRGAKVIKSYPVGDTYATELSMDFKEVYDIYITSLKRKKIKDVTYY, encoded by the coding sequence ATGAATAAATTAAAACTTGCGCTGGCAGCGGTAGCGGCATCGACAATAATGTCGTGCTCTTCTGTTTATGACACTCATGTAGAGTGGGAGCCTGTGGCGCCAAGTTCATACCCGGTATTACACGCGGTTGGTTATGCTCCAATTAGCTTGCAAAAATCTGAACATCAAACACAAAAAATGTTGATGGCCGTTAAGGCGTCAAAACTGGCGGCCTACGCTGAATTGGCAGAGCAAGTGTATGGACAACATGTAACGGGTAATACAACGATGGCTGATTTGGCAATTAATAATGATCAGCTGAAAGCGTCAGTACAAGGCGTGATTCGTGGTGCGAAAGTGATAAAGAGCTACCCAGTAGGAGATACCTACGCGACAGAACTATCGATGGATTTCAAAGAGGTTTATGACATTTATATCACTTCATTAAAGCGCAAGAAAATTAAGGACGTTACCTATTACTAG
- a CDS encoding NACHT domain-containing protein — MLMFQYQRLTKRDFMITLLILTLCLTLISFGKFYYSWKQSLSGIVLGTILVLVSILSISLMSYNIDTVHLISKWIETGSLKESITLLKSSTTLNKIVTVLLAVSSSIGVTYLGALGIKNYKGPVRQSEWKAKTNCSNDEEHTLLKLLLADMQFLLKPNNVVFEPGINPFKIEPNNKAINWKDLSLDLLLTSNSDISAKKSNWSNYHCCHICEKTNYATGTKSKIYLFPLTSGDFLKMMEARFQEIINVATSEDQIIFCYENEKASQEFYKFAHSNDLTSLNKLQLIQQSIDVKNYAKNILKRFQESVAISYERNSDSGSKLTSEVTLNNTFSEPRLYEQEEGKTNTYTFNAVISSWLANNSVPQLALLGEFGQGKSTALLEYCARWANNCLTSDEHDNEFSRVPLLIELRGRSPSSFPTPEAMLGDWGNKHGFTGKQLLNLVQSKMAILIFEGFDEVKNAGNKLDRYSQFNALWKYAFQGSKIIFTGRPNFFFNENELNEFLNINDTSASAGTVTSKVYRFNFMELSDIRKVLRNIEPVLAEEIISRASIDSSLMDIAKRPSMLPVIVSQWERIKQSKSFNESITPASIVKGYIEATYVRKEEQVLELGAYQILPWEIRHFITKAIAQFMFAAEAQNTISAIDIDNVTEKVIKDFDKVFLRSDSPQKLRQAVTQLNLDKIEKNETEREVAEKIGSEVRSNGLLVPDPASGSQNFYFPHKQFYEFILGDNFASFHSPNQTNESKVINKFSNYKLAKLGMHGLTGLMRLEPMSFIYFSGLFKADFLRNFEPSISPSKYLKILKPYVNLVELYLIKINERFLFPNDSIIKLILKTLIPMRQIPTISKKESEPKYSIKSVLDLFILTIISMPYTFFTLPSIFFLKCDAEDSLKIKFILMKFSCDENALDKKFGHGAYRKDKERWFQERFINTD, encoded by the coding sequence ATGCTAATGTTTCAATATCAGAGATTAACAAAAAGGGATTTTATGATTACTCTCCTTATTCTTACCCTATGTTTAACCTTAATATCTTTTGGAAAATTTTACTACAGCTGGAAGCAGAGTCTATCAGGAATTGTCCTTGGAACAATTTTAGTATTGGTTTCAATTTTGTCTATATCACTAATGTCATATAATATAGACACTGTCCATCTGATTTCTAAATGGATAGAAACTGGTAGCCTAAAAGAATCAATCACATTATTAAAGAGTTCTACTACCCTTAACAAAATTGTAACCGTTTTATTAGCTGTTAGTTCTTCAATAGGCGTAACTTATTTAGGGGCTTTAGGAATAAAAAACTATAAAGGACCTGTTAGGCAATCTGAATGGAAGGCTAAAACTAATTGCTCTAACGATGAGGAACATACTCTGTTAAAGCTATTGCTAGCTGACATGCAATTTTTGTTGAAACCAAATAATGTTGTTTTTGAGCCGGGAATAAACCCATTTAAAATTGAGCCTAATAACAAAGCAATAAATTGGAAAGATCTTTCTTTAGATTTATTACTTACTTCTAATTCAGACATATCTGCCAAAAAATCTAACTGGTCAAACTATCATTGTTGCCATATTTGTGAGAAAACAAATTATGCAACAGGTACAAAAAGTAAAATCTATTTATTTCCTTTAACTTCTGGCGACTTTTTGAAAATGATGGAGGCACGTTTTCAAGAAATAATAAACGTAGCTACAAGCGAGGATCAAATAATTTTTTGTTACGAAAACGAGAAAGCAAGCCAGGAATTCTATAAATTCGCTCATTCTAATGATTTAACAAGTCTAAATAAACTTCAGCTCATCCAACAATCTATTGATGTAAAAAATTATGCCAAAAATATTTTAAAGCGTTTTCAAGAAAGTGTTGCCATCAGCTATGAACGCAATTCTGATTCTGGCAGCAAATTAACTTCTGAGGTAACTCTTAATAACACATTCAGTGAACCAAGATTGTATGAACAAGAGGAAGGCAAGACAAACACCTACACTTTCAATGCTGTTATAAGTTCTTGGTTAGCGAACAACTCAGTGCCTCAACTGGCTTTGCTGGGGGAGTTTGGGCAAGGGAAAAGTACGGCTTTATTGGAGTATTGTGCTAGATGGGCAAATAATTGTTTAACAAGTGATGAACACGACAATGAATTTTCCAGAGTTCCACTTCTTATTGAGTTAAGAGGGAGGAGTCCTAGTAGTTTCCCTACTCCTGAAGCAATGTTGGGTGATTGGGGCAATAAGCATGGATTTACGGGCAAACAGTTATTGAACTTAGTTCAATCTAAAATGGCTATTTTGATTTTTGAAGGGTTTGATGAAGTTAAAAATGCTGGAAACAAATTAGACCGCTACAGCCAATTTAATGCATTATGGAAATATGCTTTTCAGGGTTCGAAAATAATATTTACCGGTAGGCCAAATTTCTTTTTCAATGAAAATGAACTTAATGAATTTTTGAATATAAACGATACTTCGGCATCTGCCGGTACAGTAACTTCAAAGGTTTATCGTTTTAACTTCATGGAGCTATCTGATATAAGAAAAGTACTAAGAAACATCGAACCTGTATTGGCTGAAGAAATTATTTCAAGGGCTTCCATTGACTCTTCATTAATGGATATAGCAAAGAGACCTAGTATGCTACCTGTTATTGTAAGTCAATGGGAGAGAATAAAACAAAGCAAAAGTTTCAACGAATCGATAACTCCAGCATCAATAGTTAAAGGCTATATTGAAGCTACATATGTCAGAAAAGAAGAGCAAGTGCTAGAGTTAGGGGCATATCAAATACTTCCATGGGAAATTCGTCATTTTATTACGAAAGCTATAGCGCAATTCATGTTTGCAGCAGAGGCTCAAAACACAATTTCAGCAATAGATATTGACAATGTAACAGAGAAAGTAATAAAAGACTTTGATAAAGTGTTCTTGCGCAGTGATTCTCCTCAAAAGTTGAGGCAAGCCGTTACACAGCTTAATTTAGATAAAATTGAAAAAAATGAAACTGAGCGTGAAGTGGCGGAAAAAATTGGCTCTGAAGTGAGGTCTAACGGTTTGTTAGTTCCTGACCCAGCCTCTGGCTCTCAAAACTTTTATTTTCCACACAAGCAGTTTTACGAATTCATTTTAGGTGATAATTTCGCAAGCTTTCATTCACCAAATCAAACTAATGAGTCAAAAGTTATTAATAAGTTTAGTAATTATAAACTTGCTAAGCTAGGCATGCATGGATTGACCGGCTTAATGAGATTGGAACCGATGAGTTTTATTTACTTTTCGGGTTTGTTTAAAGCTGATTTTTTAAGAAATTTTGAGCCATCAATTAGCCCTAGTAAATATTTGAAAATACTAAAACCATACGTTAATTTGGTCGAACTATATTTGATTAAAATTAATGAGCGATTCTTATTTCCTAATGACTCAATTATTAAATTAATCTTAAAAACACTCATTCCAATGAGACAAATACCTACAATTAGTAAAAAAGAAAGCGAACCTAAGTATTCGATCAAGTCTGTTTTAGACCTTTTTATTTTAACGATCATATCAATGCCTTATACTTTTTTTACTCTTCCAAGTATTTTTTTTCTAAAGTGTGACGCTGAAGATTCTCTTAAGATTAAATTCATACTAATGAAGTTTAGTTGTGATGAAAACGCTTTAGACAAAAAATTTGGTCACGGCGCTTATAGAAAGGATAAGGAAAGGTGGTTCCAAGAGAGGTTTATTAATACCGATTAA
- a CDS encoding chemotaxis protein — MAGILDSVNQRTQLVGQNRLELLLFKLVGRQRFGINVFKVREVLQCPRLTALPNQDPYIKGVAHIRGQTISVIDLSKATGGSEIKDTENCFIIIAEYNRSVQGFLVAGVERITTLSWQDIMPPPEGAGKSSYLTAVTEIDNEMVSILDVEKILNEISPVSTELSEDVVDESVGESLGERMIMIADDSTVARNQVRRALEPLGLKMILAKNGQDALDQLRAISDDCDTCISEKIALLISDIEMPEMDGYTLTAEIKNDDKLKAMPVILHTSLSGVFNNAMVEKVGAEDFIPKFHPDELATAVKKWLAIEE, encoded by the coding sequence ATGGCAGGTATTTTAGATTCAGTTAACCAACGTACTCAACTAGTGGGTCAAAATAGGTTGGAGCTGTTGCTGTTCAAGTTGGTTGGCCGTCAACGATTTGGTATTAATGTTTTCAAAGTACGCGAAGTGCTTCAGTGTCCTCGATTAACCGCATTGCCTAACCAAGATCCCTATATTAAAGGTGTTGCGCACATTCGTGGGCAAACAATTTCAGTGATTGATTTAAGTAAAGCAACAGGTGGCTCTGAAATAAAAGACACTGAAAATTGCTTTATTATCATTGCTGAATACAACCGTAGTGTTCAAGGCTTTTTGGTTGCCGGTGTTGAGCGTATCACTACCCTAAGTTGGCAAGATATCATGCCGCCACCAGAAGGTGCGGGTAAATCAAGTTACCTGACCGCGGTAACTGAAATTGACAATGAAATGGTGTCAATTTTAGACGTGGAGAAAATCTTAAATGAGATCAGCCCTGTTTCTACGGAGTTAAGTGAAGACGTTGTTGATGAATCTGTTGGTGAAAGTTTAGGTGAGCGTATGATCATGATCGCTGACGACTCTACCGTAGCAAGAAATCAAGTGCGTAGAGCTTTAGAGCCGCTGGGGCTGAAAATGATCTTGGCCAAGAATGGCCAAGATGCCTTGGATCAATTGCGTGCGATTAGTGATGATTGCGATACCTGTATCAGTGAGAAAATAGCACTGCTTATATCTGATATTGAAATGCCTGAAATGGACGGTTATACGTTAACGGCTGAAATTAAAAATGATGATAAATTGAAAGCCATGCCGGTTATTTTGCACACCTCTTTAAGTGGTGTATTTAATAACGCTATGGTTGAAAAAGTAGGCGCTGAAGATTTTATCCCTAAATTTCATCCTGACGAATTAGCTACCGCTGTTAAAAAGTGGTTGGCGATTGAAGAATAA
- the flgA gene encoding flagellar basal body P-ring formation chaperone FlgA: MRKIKLFLTFLLLQASLAQFSHAQIFDHDYIENFAKQALESSLISTDDRQISVSISPIDPRVTIKPCFSELSANIPENHNSRNVNVEISCADSTPWSLYIPARVKIMSPVVVALTAIDKGSLLTGDNIGVKFIDEKKIRGEKLTSTVELIGAKSRRNLSSGSAISRRNICVVCKGDSVTIEAHSAALSIRTAGVAMMNGYVGDKIKVKNERSGKLVNARISGLNSVKINL, from the coding sequence ATGCGTAAAATAAAGCTTTTTCTAACATTTTTACTTCTACAGGCAAGTTTAGCTCAATTTAGCCATGCGCAAATTTTTGATCATGACTATATAGAAAATTTTGCTAAACAAGCGCTTGAATCATCATTAATTTCTACAGACGATAGACAAATTTCTGTCTCAATCTCTCCAATTGATCCCCGAGTAACTATAAAACCGTGTTTTTCAGAGTTAAGTGCAAATATACCTGAAAATCATAATAGTAGGAATGTAAATGTTGAAATTAGTTGTGCTGATTCGACGCCTTGGAGCTTATATATCCCAGCTAGGGTAAAAATTATGAGCCCTGTAGTAGTGGCGTTGACCGCCATTGATAAAGGCAGCCTATTAACTGGCGACAACATTGGCGTTAAGTTTATTGATGAAAAAAAAATCAGAGGCGAAAAACTCACTTCTACAGTTGAGCTTATCGGTGCAAAAAGTAGACGAAATTTATCTTCAGGCAGTGCCATCTCTCGTAGAAACATATGCGTAGTATGTAAAGGCGACTCTGTTACTATTGAAGCTCATTCTGCTGCTCTAAGCATCAGAACGGCAGGAGTGGCGATGATGAACGGTTATGTGGGCGATAAAATTAAGGTAAAAAATGAACGTTCTGGTAAACTAGTTAACGCTCGGATAAGCGGCTTGAATAGTGTAAAAATTAATTTGTAG
- the flgE gene encoding flagellar hook protein FlgE, giving the protein MSFNISLSGLNAAQKDLDVTSNNIANVNTTGFKESRAEFVDVYAASLLAGGKTKVGDGVLTADVAQQFAQGSIKFTNNALDLAITGNGFFATVPEIDSLEKTYTRAGEFKLNADNFVVNSSGGHLLGFPVNPDGSSSSVALSTAEPIRIPTASGAPQQTGEVDIRMNLPAGDAYITAAPVGFDPTDPLTFNHSTSITIFDSLGDSHIMTYYFVKEDPAVTPATSEWTMYTAVDGIMVDVPGGTNNIANPTLANDPGGPATINGATLSFSSGGDFVAQSPALITTAALNANILTNGADTTQTVIVDFNLDTAGPNPNEPTQFASNFEVTSLEQDGLAVGRLTGLDIDADGLVRATYSNGTSEPLSRIALVNFANNQGLTQVGGTSWKESLVSGEPLAGEGGSGTFGTINSSALEQSNVNLTSELIDLISAQRNFQANSRSLEVDNQLNQTILQIR; this is encoded by the coding sequence ATGTCTTTTAATATTTCATTAAGTGGTTTAAACGCGGCGCAAAAAGATTTGGATGTTACGTCAAATAACATTGCAAACGTTAATACTACAGGTTTCAAAGAGTCACGTGCTGAATTTGTCGATGTTTATGCAGCATCACTACTTGCTGGTGGTAAAACTAAAGTAGGTGATGGTGTACTGACCGCAGACGTTGCTCAGCAATTTGCACAAGGTAGTATAAAATTTACCAATAATGCATTGGATTTGGCGATAACCGGCAATGGCTTTTTTGCCACTGTACCGGAAATTGATAGTTTAGAAAAAACGTACACTCGTGCCGGTGAATTTAAGTTGAACGCCGATAACTTTGTGGTGAATTCAAGTGGAGGTCATTTACTTGGTTTTCCTGTTAACCCTGATGGCTCATCCTCATCGGTAGCGTTGAGTACCGCAGAGCCCATTCGTATTCCAACAGCCTCTGGGGCACCTCAGCAAACCGGTGAAGTTGATATCCGAATGAATTTACCTGCTGGAGATGCATATATCACTGCTGCACCTGTTGGCTTTGATCCGACAGATCCTTTAACTTTCAACCATTCTACGTCAATAACGATATTTGATTCTTTAGGTGATAGCCACATTATGACCTATTACTTTGTTAAGGAAGATCCTGCGGTAACTCCAGCGACAAGTGAATGGACAATGTATACCGCAGTCGATGGTATTATGGTGGATGTGCCAGGGGGTACAAATAATATTGCCAACCCTACATTGGCTAACGATCCTGGCGGCCCAGCAACAATAAATGGCGCTACGCTGAGCTTTAGCTCTGGTGGTGATTTTGTTGCACAAAGCCCAGCTTTGATTACGACTGCCGCACTTAATGCAAACATATTGACTAATGGTGCAGATACAACACAAACAGTGATAGTAGATTTCAACCTTGATACTGCTGGACCTAACCCAAATGAACCTACTCAGTTTGCTTCAAATTTTGAGGTGACAAGTTTGGAGCAAGATGGTTTAGCTGTAGGTCGTTTAACAGGTTTAGATATTGACGCTGATGGTTTAGTCCGTGCAACGTACAGTAACGGTACATCTGAGCCATTATCGCGTATTGCCCTTGTAAATTTTGCTAATAATCAAGGCTTGACTCAAGTTGGAGGAACTTCATGGAAGGAAAGTTTAGTATCTGGCGAGCCTTTAGCCGGTGAAGGTGGTTCAGGCACGTTTGGTACAATAAATTCGTCAGCATTAGAACAATCGAACGTTAATTTAACCTCAGAGTTAATCGATTTGATTTCTGCGCAACGAAACTTCCAAGCGAACTCCCGTTCTTTAGAAGTAGATAATCAGTTGAACCAAACGATTCTACAAATTCGTTAA
- the flgM gene encoding flagellar biosynthesis anti-sigma factor FlgM — MMAININNLGNNNPINQNLKNQAEAKAQAQQTATAQQPKASQDSVSLTPQAQKMSELQSKSNQEPTINQKKVDELKKAIEAGEYKINPEKLAASIAKFEFDLI; from the coding sequence ATGATGGCTATAAATATCAACAACTTGGGTAACAACAACCCAATTAACCAGAACTTGAAAAACCAAGCAGAAGCAAAGGCACAAGCACAGCAAACTGCAACGGCTCAGCAACCTAAAGCAAGCCAAGATTCTGTCTCTTTGACGCCACAGGCTCAAAAGATGAGTGAGTTACAAAGTAAAAGTAACCAAGAACCAACAATAAACCAGAAAAAAGTAGATGAACTTAAAAAAGCCATCGAAGCTGGTGAATATAAAATTAACCCTGAAAAACTTGCTGCAAGTATTGCAAAGTTCGAGTTTGATTTAATTTAA
- the flgB gene encoding flagellar basal body rod protein FlgB encodes MAINFDKAFGIHPQGMVLRAKRAEVIASNIANADTPGYKAKGMDFKEALANATKNQQMGMSRTNEKHFDTRMELNNGIDFRIPDQPDTGDGNTVDAQVERNLYLQNSLEYQASVQFLNSKVKGLKKAISGGQ; translated from the coding sequence ATGGCGATTAATTTTGATAAAGCATTTGGGATCCATCCGCAAGGGATGGTGCTACGTGCAAAGCGCGCGGAAGTCATAGCAAGTAATATTGCGAATGCAGACACGCCAGGCTACAAAGCCAAAGGGATGGACTTCAAAGAAGCCCTTGCCAATGCCACCAAAAACCAACAAATGGGCATGTCCCGAACCAATGAAAAACACTTTGATACTCGTATGGAACTCAATAATGGGATCGATTTTCGTATTCCCGACCAACCTGATACGGGAGATGGAAATACCGTTGATGCACAAGTGGAACGAAACTTGTATCTACAAAACTCATTAGAGTATCAAGCCAGTGTTCAATTTTTGAATTCAAAAGTGAAAGGCTTGAAAAAAGCAATTTCTGGAGGGCAATAA
- a CDS encoding flagella assembly protein FlgT: MFRILIVILLVSTHLCVSAQWYEVEGRAFIANGDKHSARALAMENALKKALLVAGASVSSVQQVVNGLLTEDQLSVRASGTVNSVDIINESFDGDYVNVTVRADIFPQEKQCFAADYKKSLLITRANIMHREQANIGKIYKLDTVIPDVLNQKISQHSRFIDAHLVAKNKVNFSRLNQSFQNEEIRTLTMELGHMFDSQYVLYSELNDISFGQESLNTWQFWQEAQFQRHFSTTLYLYNSANGEFIFSKEYSNSAPWQFKKREAIDLNSQTFWQSEYGRMVDRTVEQAIIDIDENVMCQQTRAKIVQVNGNQIMINLGKQHGVQVGDEFALLHLDNFISDNGKNYAGFNVSNYSVKVTTVHEMNALAVATDERLLGNIQINDLAVKD, encoded by the coding sequence ATGTTTCGGATATTAATTGTTATTTTGCTAGTTAGCACCCACCTATGCGTTAGCGCCCAGTGGTACGAAGTTGAAGGTCGAGCATTCATAGCAAATGGCGATAAACATTCAGCTAGAGCGCTTGCTATGGAAAATGCACTTAAAAAGGCATTACTGGTTGCTGGTGCTTCAGTATCAAGTGTACAGCAGGTAGTCAACGGCTTATTGACAGAAGATCAGCTAAGTGTTCGCGCCAGCGGAACGGTTAATTCAGTTGATATAATTAACGAATCGTTTGACGGTGACTATGTTAATGTCACGGTACGTGCAGATATTTTTCCACAAGAGAAACAATGCTTTGCTGCTGACTACAAAAAGTCGCTCCTGATCACTCGTGCGAATATAATGCATAGAGAGCAAGCCAATATTGGCAAAATTTATAAACTCGATACCGTAATCCCCGACGTACTGAATCAGAAAATATCTCAGCATAGTCGTTTTATTGACGCTCATCTTGTTGCCAAAAACAAAGTTAACTTTTCTCGACTTAACCAGAGCTTTCAAAATGAAGAAATTAGAACACTGACCATGGAACTTGGTCATATGTTTGATAGCCAATACGTTTTATACAGCGAGTTAAATGACATTTCTTTTGGGCAGGAGTCGTTAAACACTTGGCAGTTTTGGCAAGAAGCGCAATTTCAACGCCACTTCTCTACCACACTGTATTTGTACAATAGTGCTAATGGCGAATTTATATTTAGCAAAGAGTACAGTAACAGCGCCCCTTGGCAATTTAAAAAACGTGAAGCCATTGATTTAAATAGCCAAACATTTTGGCAAAGTGAATATGGCCGCATGGTTGATAGAACTGTTGAGCAGGCCATTATTGATATTGATGAAAATGTAATGTGCCAACAGACCCGCGCTAAAATCGTGCAAGTAAATGGCAACCAGATTATGATAAATCTTGGAAAGCAGCACGGCGTGCAAGTGGGTGATGAATTTGCACTATTGCACTTAGACAACTTTATCAGTGACAACGGCAAAAACTACGCAGGATTTAACGTCAGTAATTATTCTGTAAAAGTAACCACAGTCCACGAAATGAATGCCCTTGCCGTTGCCACCGACGAACGCTTACTTGGCAATATCCAAATTAATGACCTTGCCGTAAAAGACTAA
- a CDS encoding flagella synthesis protein FlgN — protein sequence MSDQGTSNPLLEEQFNLLSQLEKLLVQEKEVLQQRDSEALIALSQVKEQLLADIQTNDQTIATSQVFIQQKNSGQLSERLNDVESCLQRCKELNEVNGQIVAHSQVAIERMKSALLESRDKSSMTYDSKGKKHAGLSSLGIKA from the coding sequence ATGAGTGACCAAGGTACTTCAAATCCGTTATTAGAAGAACAATTTAACCTACTTAGCCAATTGGAAAAGTTGTTAGTTCAAGAAAAAGAAGTACTCCAACAGCGTGACTCAGAAGCATTAATTGCGCTTTCTCAGGTAAAAGAGCAACTTTTAGCTGATATTCAGACAAACGATCAAACCATCGCGACCAGCCAAGTATTTATACAACAAAAAAACAGTGGCCAACTATCTGAGCGATTAAACGATGTAGAAAGCTGTTTACAAAGATGTAAAGAGCTTAACGAAGTTAATGGGCAGATAGTTGCTCACTCTCAAGTAGCTATAGAACGTATGAAGTCCGCTTTATTAGAAAGTCGTGATAAATCATCCATGACCTATGACAGCAAAGGCAAAAAGCATGCTGGCCTTAGTAGTTTAGGGATAAAAGCCTAA
- the flgC gene encoding flagellar basal body rod protein FlgC, with amino-acid sequence MSLFNVFDISGSGMSAQSLRLNTTASNIANADSVSSSIDQTYRARHPVFAAEMQKAAAGSGEAVGVSVLGIVESDKPLNVEYSPEHPMADKDGYIYKPNVNVIEEMTNMISASRSYQTNVQLAESAKNMVNKTLTLGQR; translated from the coding sequence ATGAGTTTATTTAACGTATTTGATATCAGTGGCTCAGGTATGAGTGCGCAATCACTACGTCTTAATACCACAGCAAGTAATATTGCCAATGCAGACAGTGTCAGTAGCAGTATTGACCAGACTTACCGCGCACGGCATCCGGTTTTTGCCGCAGAGATGCAAAAAGCTGCCGCTGGTAGCGGAGAGGCCGTAGGGGTGAGCGTCTTAGGAATTGTCGAAAGTGATAAACCATTAAACGTCGAGTATTCACCAGAACATCCTATGGCTGACAAAGACGGTTATATATATAAACCGAATGTGAATGTAATTGAAGAAATGACTAACATGATTTCTGCATCTCGTTCATATCAAACCAATGTTCAACTTGCTGAATCAGCAAAAAACATGGTGAACAAAACCTTAACACTTGGCCAACGATAA
- a CDS encoding flagellar hook assembly protein FlgD, translating into MDSVSGGGVLDSIRWQQETTKVASEDDGMLTQEDFFALMTQELAHQDPTKPVENNEMISQMTAFSTTDGVAQLNDQFTQFANSMSSSQALQASSLVGRSVLVEDNVFALNEGEEVKGKIVTDLPASSVNIYVENTAGEIIQTVPVGNFAAGEHAFTWDGMTSSGESAPAGAYRFRVAGLVDGQASELQAMTYRKVDSVTLAGAGGNILLNLNGGSSMALADVVEVSEG; encoded by the coding sequence ATGGATTCAGTTAGTGGTGGCGGTGTATTAGATTCAATTCGGTGGCAGCAAGAAACAACCAAAGTTGCCAGCGAAGATGACGGTATGCTGACCCAAGAAGACTTTTTTGCACTGATGACTCAAGAGCTTGCGCATCAGGACCCAACAAAGCCTGTAGAGAACAATGAAATGATCTCTCAAATGACAGCTTTTTCGACTACCGATGGTGTAGCGCAGCTAAATGATCAATTTACCCAATTTGCGAATTCGATGTCATCTAGCCAAGCGCTTCAAGCGTCATCCTTAGTGGGGCGCAGTGTGTTAGTTGAAGACAATGTATTTGCGCTGAATGAAGGTGAAGAGGTCAAAGGTAAAATCGTTACAGATTTACCGGCTAGTAGCGTCAATATCTATGTTGAAAACACGGCCGGTGAAATTATTCAAACTGTTCCTGTTGGTAATTTTGCCGCAGGTGAACATGCCTTTACTTGGGATGGTATGACTTCAAGTGGCGAATCTGCACCAGCAGGTGCATACAGGTTTAGAGTTGCGGGCCTTGTTGATGGTCAAGCGTCAGAGTTACAAGCAATGACCTATCGTAAAGTAGATAGTGTGACGTTAGCAGGTGCTGGCGGCAATATTCTATTAAATTTAAATGGCGGATCATCTATGGCTTTAGCTGATGTTGTCGAAGTTTCTGAAGGTTAA
- a CDS encoding CheR family methyltransferase has translation MSPRQLDDKSYQDFRTFLEQQCGIVLGENKQYLVKSRLAPLMAKFDVESLAELVKRTLSPVERQLRAAVIDAMTTNETLWFRDDYPFELLKSKILPEFANHRMPLKIWSAASSSGQEPYSIAMSVLEYIQSKPGSFSRGVQITGTDISNTMLEHCKYGHYDSLALARGLSTERKRQFFEPGDNGMLKVKDNVKKLVNFRPLNLLNSYSLMGRFDIVFCRNVLIYFAPEVKAQILSQIHGVLNPNGYLYLGASESLSGLNQNFDMVRCNPGIIYQKQS, from the coding sequence GTGTCACCACGACAGCTTGACGATAAAAGCTATCAAGATTTTCGCACGTTCTTAGAGCAACAGTGCGGCATTGTCTTAGGCGAGAATAAACAATATCTTGTTAAAAGCCGCCTCGCACCACTCATGGCAAAATTTGACGTTGAGTCGTTAGCTGAGTTGGTAAAGCGTACCTTAAGTCCGGTAGAGCGGCAGTTACGTGCCGCAGTTATTGATGCAATGACCACAAATGAAACACTGTGGTTTCGCGATGACTACCCATTTGAGTTACTTAAATCCAAAATATTACCTGAGTTTGCCAATCACCGAATGCCACTGAAAATATGGTCGGCAGCTAGTTCATCTGGCCAAGAGCCTTATTCTATAGCGATGTCTGTGCTTGAGTATATCCAGTCAAAGCCGGGGTCATTTTCTCGCGGGGTACAAATTACAGGCACAGATATTTCAAATACTATGCTTGAGCATTGTAAATACGGCCATTATGACTCTTTGGCATTGGCTAGAGGGCTATCCACGGAGCGAAAACGTCAGTTTTTTGAACCGGGTGATAATGGTATGTTAAAAGTAAAAGACAATGTAAAAAAATTAGTTAATTTCAGGCCATTAAACCTGCTAAATAGTTACAGCTTAATGGGACGATTTGACATAGTTTTTTGTCGAAATGTACTGATATATTTTGCGCCTGAAGTTAAAGCGCAAATCCTTTCTCAAATTCATGGTGTGTTAAATCCAAACGGGTACTTGTATCTTGGCGCATCGGAATCACTTTCTGGATTAAATCAAAATTTTGATATGGTTAGGTGCAATCCAGGCATCATTTATCAAAAACAATCATAA